The Pan paniscus chromosome 3, NHGRI_mPanPan1-v2.0_pri, whole genome shotgun sequence genome includes a window with the following:
- the PCDH18 gene encoding protocadherin-18 isoform X4: MHQMNAKMHFRFVFALLIVSFNHDVLGKNLKYRIYEEQRVGSVIARLSEDVADVLLKLPNPSTVRFRAMQRGNSPLLVVNEDNGEISIGATIDREQLCQKNLNCSIEFDVITLPTEHLQLFHIEVEVLDINDNSPQFSRSLIPIEISESAAVGTRIPLDSAFDPDVGENSLHTYSLSANDFFNIEVRTRTDGAKYAELIVVRELDRELKSSYELQLTASDMGVPQRSGSSILKISISDSNDNSPAFEQQSYIIQLLENSPVGTLLLDLNATDPDEGANGKIVYSFSSHVSPKIMETFKIDSERGHLTLFKQVDYEITKSYEIDVQAQDLGPNSIPAHCKIIIKVVDVNDNKPEININLMSPGKEEISYIFEGDPIDTFVALVRVQDKDSGLNGEIVCKLHGHGHFKLQKTYENNYLILTNATLDREKRSEYSLTVIAEDRGTPSLSTVKHFTVQINDINDNPPHFQRSRYEFVISENNSPGAYITTVTATDPDLGENGQVTYTILESFILGSSITTYVTIDPSNGAIYALRIFDHEEVSQITFVVEARDGGSPKQLVSNTTVVLTIIDENDNVPVVIGPALRNNTAEITIPKGAESGFHVTRIRAIDRDSGVNAELSCAIVAGNEENIFIIDPRSCDIHTNVSMDSVPYTEWELSVIIQDKGNPQLHTKVLLKCMIFEYAESVTSTAMTSVSQASLDVSMIIIISLGAICAVLLVIMVLFATRCNREKKDTRSYNCRVAESTYQHHPKRPSRQIHKGDITLVPTINGTLPIRSHHRSSPSSSPTLERGQMGSRQSHNSHQSLNSLVTISSNHVPENFSLELTHATPAVEVSQLLSMLHQGQYQPRPSFRGNKYSRSYRYALQDMDKFSLKDSGRGDSEAGDSDYDLGRDSPIDRLLGEGFSDLFLTDGRIPAVQL; this comes from the exons ATGCACCAAATGAATGCTAAAATGCACTTTAGGTTTGTTTTTGCACTTCTGATAGTATCTTTCAACCACGATGTACTGGGCAAGAATTTGAAATACAGGATTTATGAGGAACAGAGGGTTGGATCAGTAATTGCAAGACTATCAGAGGATGTGGCTGATGTTTTATTGAAGCTACCTAATCCTTCTACTGTTCGATTTCGAGCCATGCAGAGGGGAAATTCTCCTCTACTTGTAGTAAACGAGGATAATGGGGAAATCAGCATAGGGGCTACAATTGACCGTGAACAACTGTGCCAGAAAAACTTGAACTGTTCCATAGAGTTTGATGTGATCACTCTACCCACAGAGCATCTGCAGCTTTTCCATATTGAAGTTGAAGTGCTGGATATTAATGACAATTCTCCCCAGTTTTCAAGATCTCTCATACCTATTGAGATATCTGAGAGTGCAGCAGTTGGGACTCGCATTCCCCTGGACAGTGCATTTGATCCAGATGTTGGGGAAAATTCCCTCCATACATACTCGCTCTCtgccaatgatttttttaatatcgAGGTTCGGACCAGGACTGATGGAGCCAAGTATGCAGAACTCATAGTGGTCAGAGAGTTAGATCGGGAGCTGAAGTCAAGCTACGAGCTTCAGCTCACTGCCTCAGACATGGGAGTACCTCAGAGGTCTGGCTCATCCATACTAAAAATAAGCATTTCAGACTCCAATGACAACAGCCCTGCTTTTGAGCAGCAATCTTATATAATACAACTCTTAGAAAACTCCCCGGTTGGCACTTTGCTCTTAGATCTGAATGCCACGGATCCAGATGAGGGCGCTAATGGGAAAATTGTATATTCCTTCAGCAGTCATGTGTCTCCCAAAATTATGGAGACTTTTAAAATTGATTCCGAAAGAGGACATTTGACTCTTTTCAAGCAAGTGGATTATGAAATCACCAAATCCTATGAGATTGATGTTCAGGCTCAAGATTTGGGTCCAAATTCAATCCCAgcccattgcaaaattataattaAGGTTGTGGATGTTAATGACAATAAACCTGAAATTAACATCAACCTCATGTCccctggaaaagaagaaatatcttatATTTTTGAAGGGGATCCTATTGATACATTTGTTGCTTTGGTCAGAGTTCAGGACAAGGATTCTGGGCTGAATGGAGAAATAGTTTGTAAGCTTCATGGACATGGTCATTTTAAACTTCAGAAGACAtatgaaaacaattatttaatcTTAACTAATGCCACACTGGATAGAGAAAAGAGATCTGAGTATAGTTTGACTGTAATCGCTGAGGACAGGGGGACACCCAGTCTCTCTACAGTGAAACATTTTACAGTTCAAATCAATGATATCAATGACAATCCACCCCACTTCCAGAGAAGCCGATATGAATTTGTAATTTCAGAAAATAACTCACCAGGGGCATATATCACCACTGTTACAGCCACAGATCCTGATCTTGGAGAAAATGGGCAAGTGACATACACCATCTTGGAGAGTTTTATTCTAGGAAGTTCCATAACTACATATGTAACCATTGACCCTTCTAATGGAGCCATCTATGCCCTCAGAATCTTTGATCATGAAGAAGTGAGTCAGATCACTTTTGTGGTAGAAGCAAGAGATGGAGGAAGCCCAAAGCAACTGGTAAGCAATACCACAGTTGTGCTCACCATCATTGACGAAAATGACAACGTTCCTGTGGTTATAGGGCCTGCATTGCGTAATAATACGGCAGAAATCACCATTCCCAAAGGGGCTGAAAGTGGCTTTCATGTCACAAGAATAAGGGCAATTGACAGAGACTCTGGTGTGAATGCTGAACTCAGCTGCGCCATAGTAGCAGGTAATGAGGAGAATATCTTCATAATTGATCCACGATCATGTGACATCCATACCAACGTTAGCATGGATTCTGTTCCCTACACAGAATGGGAGCTGTCAGTTATCATTCAGGACAAAGGCAATCCTCAGCTACATACCAAAGTCCTTCTGAAGTGCATGATCTTTGAATATGCAGAGTCGGTGACAAGTACAGCAATGACTTCAGTAAGCCAGGCATCCTTGGATGTCTCCATGAtaataattatttccttaggagcAATTTGTGCAGTGTTGCTGGTTATTATGGTGCTATTTGCAACTAGGTGTAACCGTGAGAAGAAAGACACTAGATCCTATAACTGCAGGGTGGCCGAATCAACTTACCAGCACCACCCAAAAAGGCCATCCCGGCAGATTCACAAAGGGGACATCACATTGGTGCCTACCATAAATGGCACTCTGCCCATCAGATCTCATCACAGATCGTCTCCATCTTCATCTCCTACCTTAGAAAGAGGGCAGATGGGCAGCCGGCAGAGTCACAACAGTCACCAGTCACTCAACAGTTTGGTGACAATCTCATCAAACCACGTGCCAGAGAATTTCTCATTAGAACTCACCCACGCCACTCCTGCTGTTGAG GTCTCTCAGCTTCTTTCAATGCTTCACCAGGGGCAATATCAGCCAAGACCAAGTTTTCGAGGAAACAAATATTCCAGGAGCTATAG ATATGCCCTTCAAGACATGGACAAATTTAGCTTGAAAGACAGTGGCCGTGGTGACAGTGAGGCAGGAGACAGTGATTATGATTTGGGGCGAGATTCTCCAATAGATAGGCTGCTGGGTGAAGGATTCAGCGACCTGTTTCTCACAGATGGAAGAATTCCAGCAG TGCAGCTATGA